ccacccccacgccCTGTCTCCCACCCCCTCCACACCCTGTTTCCCGCCCTCACGCCCTGTCTCCCATTccgccctccccaccaccaccgcccggtctcgtcctcctctctccccctgtaTGACAGTGCCATGTAGGAACAAGAGACAGATGCCCTGATACGTCACtttatttgtttttcagtttcttgaagaccCATTAAAGGCTGGCGACCCTAGTGTTTGCGTAAAGCAAGACCCCGAACTGAAACACCATGCTTCTGGATCTGAGCATAATGTAAGTTTTCACACAAGCACTGTATTGTGCAGGAAGTGAAGTAAGAAACTCTAGTTAGATGTGTTATTTGTAGGGTATTACCAATAGTATTTTAACAGCACTTGTAACAAGCATATCTTTATGAACCATTACTGTTGcattaattttttattgtgattCTATGTAATGAATGCCTTAAGTACATATTTGGTGTAAACGGAGCAAGGAAGACTTCCTCTTGGAACTAATTGTTAATCTTGTTACACCTCTGTGTCAGTGCTGTAACATATGTGGAACTATGACATGTGATGGGTGTATATTCTAGAGTTCCCAGTCACTATTCACTGTAGTATTTACATCATTACTGAAATCCTGCTGTGGAGTTCCTTATGATTTTCCTCCAGTACACATGACATAAATTTGCATTGTTCCCTAAAGAGCAGGCACTGAAAATACATGGTGATATGGCAAGAAGCTgtgtaaataacattaaatttggGTAATTTTGATGGTAATGTGTGGAATGCCACATTCATTTGATTAATGACCAAAAATTCCTCTTGTTTATGGGTTTACTGTTGGAAGATTATTTGCATCTTTATATTATCtgagtttaattttgaaatgttgccacACACGTATATCAAATTTGTATATGGGAGTACAACCATCCGATAGAGTAGGCCATAGTGCCTCTGAAATCAGAGTGGATTATGTGACAGGAATAGAAAGTGAAAGTATGCCATATAAGTACTGCACAATGGCTGATAGCAAAATCAGGGGCAATAGAACTGATTTGAATGCATTCTGACACACTCTCTTCCCAATTGATAAGAATCTCTTCAAAGTTGGATGATACTAATGAGAAAAGAATATTGAGAGTTGTCATATACACACAGAAGATAGCAAGCAGTTATAattcacagattgtgttcttcttTCAGTCTGTTGAAGATCCATTGGGAATATCTTTGTCCactgattttatcaaggaggatcctgaattaaatataactgagaataCTGTAAGTATTTACATCTCTGATGTATTGCATGTATTCAAGTATTTTGTTAAGTGTGTAGAGTAAAAGATGCATTGCAGTGGAATTGTCACAGATTGTCAGTTCTCTGGAATTTGTTGCTGTTCGTAATTTTAGAGTATTCTTGTACTCCTGCACTTGACTTTCATATCACCTCTTACATTCTGACTGTTTTAAATAGTAGTGGAAGGGGACTAGTGGCTGGTATAATCCTGTTCTCAGTAGCCCTTGTTGTTATCAACTACATTGTATAATGGTTGTCTGTGATGGTCGCGAAATTCACATTTAGATGAAGTGTAAGTTCTAATAGTGTAGATAATTTGAGAAATATTCCTACTTTCAACAACTTCTGATAATAGAATTCAAAATAACACTGGCTGTTCTTATCTTTTGTATGAATCATAGTTATTCTTGAGTTTgccctaaatttttttttttgggatttgaaaaacagagatgaaatttgtgggTTCTAGATCAGCCCCGATGTGTTGGCCACAACCTGTACATATTGTGGCAGCTTCTGTGGTACCT
This sequence is a window from Schistocerca nitens isolate TAMUIC-IGC-003100 chromosome 11, iqSchNite1.1, whole genome shotgun sequence. Protein-coding genes within it:
- the LOC126213402 gene encoding uncharacterized protein LOC126213402 isoform X5 translates to MNQEPTKWIKKDETDEVQTELHFIGRDYPCSMNVKEELEEGVNKEFLEDPLKAGDPSVCVKQDPELKHHASGSEHNSVEDPLGISLSTDFIKEDPELNITENTIYSDYWWEVQHIM